One genomic segment of Vulpes vulpes isolate BD-2025 chromosome 2, VulVul3, whole genome shotgun sequence includes these proteins:
- the PPP1R8 gene encoding nuclear inhibitor of protein phosphatase 1 translates to MAAAANSGSSLPLFDCPTWAGKPPPGLHLDVVKGDKLIEKLIIDEKKYYLFGRNPDLCDFTIDHQSCSRVHAALVYHKHLKRVFLIDLNSTHGTFLGHIRLEPHKPQQIPIDSTVSFGASTRAYTLREKPQTLPSAVKGDEKMGGEDDELKGLLGLPEEETELDNLTEFNTAHNKRISTLTIEEGNLDIQRPKRKRKNSRVTFSEDDEIINPEDVDPSVGRFRNMVQTAVVPVKKKRVEGPGSLGLEESGSRRMQNFAFSGGLYGGLPPTHSEAGSQPHGIHGTALIGGLPMPYPNLAPDVDLTPVVPSAVNMNPAPNPAVYNPEAVNEPKKKKYAKEAWPGKKPTPSLLI, encoded by the exons ATGGCGGCAGCCGCGAACTCCGGCTCAAGCCTCCCGCTGTTCGACTGTCCGACCTG GGCAGGTAAACCCCCACCTGGTTTACATCTGGATGTAGTCAAAGGAGACAAGCTAATTGAG aaactgATTATTGATGAGAAGAAGTATTACTTATTTGGGAGAAACCCTGATTTGTGTGACTTTACCATTGACCACCAGTCTTGCTCTCGGGTCCACGCTGCCTTGGTCTACCACAAGCATCTGAAGAGAGTTTTCCTAATAGATCTCAACAGTA CACACGGCACTTTCTTGGGTCACATTCGGTTGGAACCTCACAAGCCTCAGCAAATTCCCATCGATTCCACAGTCTCGTTTGGCGCATCCACAAGGGCCTACACTCTACGTGAGAAGCCTCAGACACTGCCGTCAGCTGTGAAGGGAGATGAGAAGATGGGTGGAGAGGATGATGAGCTCAAGGGCCTCCTGGGGCTTCCAGAGGAGGAGACCGAGCTTGAT AACCTAACAGAGTTCAACACTGCCCACAACAAGCGGATTTCCACCCTGACCATTGAGGAGGGGAATCTCGACATTCAGAGaccaaagaggaagaggaagaactcGCGGGTGACTTTCAGTGAGGATGATGAGATCATCAACCCAG AGGATGTGGATCCCTCAGTCGGTCGTTTCCGGAACATGGTGCAGACTGCTGTGGTCCCCGTCAAG AAGAAGCGGGTGGAAGGCCCTGGCTCCCTGGGCCTGGAGGAATCGGGGAGCAGGCGCATGCAGAACTTTGCATTCAGTGGAGGACTCTACGGGGGCCTGCCCCCCACACACAGTGAAGCCGGCTCCCAGCCGCATGGTATCCACGGGACAGCACTGATCGGTGGCTTGCCCATGCCATACCCGAACCTCGCCCCTGACGTGGACTTGACTCCCGTCGTGCCGTCAGCAGTGAACATGAACCCTGCACCAAACCCTGCAGTCTATAACCCCGAAGCCGTCAACGAacccaagaagaaaaaatatgcaaaagaggCTTGGCCGGGCAAGAAGCCCACACCTTCCTTACTGATTTGA